From the genome of Halorussus caseinilyticus, one region includes:
- a CDS encoding 2,5-diamino-6-(ribosylamino)-4(3H)-pyrimidinone 5'-phosphate reductase, protein MRVVVNAAMSADGKLSSKRREQIAISGPDDFDRMDALRAGSDAVMVGVGTVLADDPHLTLDDPERQAARRDRDESAHPVRVVADSRARTPTDARILDDAATTYVLVSESAPTERIEALESSGARLVTAGDERVALTDALSTLEREGFDQLMVEGGGELIFSLFEAGLADELRVFVGPKIIGGRDAPTLADGEGFVSEFPELELADVERIDDGVLLRYSVE, encoded by the coding sequence ATGCGCGTGGTCGTCAACGCCGCCATGAGCGCGGACGGCAAACTCTCCTCGAAGCGCCGCGAGCAGATAGCCATCAGCGGCCCGGACGACTTCGACCGGATGGACGCGCTCCGGGCCGGGAGCGACGCGGTGATGGTCGGCGTCGGGACGGTACTGGCCGACGACCCGCACCTCACGCTGGACGACCCCGAGCGACAGGCCGCCCGCCGAGACCGAGACGAGTCGGCCCACCCCGTCCGCGTCGTCGCCGACTCCCGAGCGCGGACCCCGACCGACGCCCGGATTCTGGACGACGCCGCGACCACCTACGTCCTCGTGTCCGAGTCCGCGCCGACGGAGAGAATCGAGGCGCTGGAGAGTTCGGGGGCGCGACTCGTCACCGCGGGCGACGAGCGCGTGGCCCTGACGGACGCGCTCTCGACGCTGGAACGCGAGGGGTTCGACCAGTTGATGGTGGAAGGCGGGGGCGAACTCATCTTCTCGCTGTTCGAGGCGGGACTCGCCGACGAACTCCGGGTGTTCGTCGGTCCGAAGATAATCGGCGGCCGGGACGCCCCCACGCTGGCCGACGGCGAGGGGTTCGTTTCTGAGTTCCCGGAGTTGGAACTGGCCGACGTAGAGCGAATCGACGATGGGGTTCTGCTCCGGTACTCGGTCGAGTGA
- a CDS encoding arylsulfotransferase family protein translates to MRRHRVAFALVVVLCASTLGYSYGSSPANAAVSTYQQQAELPEDERASVVPPRENVTVVAGHGMKGESAALVAFGPDGKVLYHNDSYHGYFDVDPVKGTEMTVEYVAEYDYDGDDCNGKCTVSVVERLNLTTGEIERVYSRVIPQDRGANWHDVDRLGEDRLLVGAINTDEAYVVNTTTGTTTWEWSTKQSYPISGGGPYPEDWAHLNDVERLHDGRIMTSLRNQDSVVFIDPETGMQDNWTLGADGAHSVLYEQHNPDYIPASEGGPSVLVADSLNDRVIEYQRKNGKWAQTWVWSDDEMKWPRDADRLPNGNTLIADTNAHRVLEVNEQGEVVWSVNFYAPYELERLGTGDESAGGPSAAKADLQSRGIEEADVKKETTAVAGFTPRKITNSVAFVLPVWMGFTDIGAALILVLTVLAWAAVEYRNSSLSVSFRWPIRLQ, encoded by the coding sequence GTGCGCCGCCACCGAGTCGCTTTCGCCCTCGTCGTCGTCCTCTGTGCCAGCACGCTCGGCTACAGTTACGGCTCTTCGCCCGCCAACGCCGCGGTTTCGACCTACCAACAGCAGGCCGAACTCCCCGAAGACGAACGCGCGTCGGTCGTCCCGCCGCGCGAGAACGTCACCGTGGTCGCTGGCCACGGGATGAAAGGCGAGTCGGCCGCGCTGGTCGCGTTCGGTCCCGACGGAAAGGTGCTGTACCACAACGACTCCTACCACGGCTACTTCGACGTGGACCCCGTGAAGGGGACCGAGATGACCGTCGAGTACGTCGCCGAGTACGACTACGACGGCGACGACTGCAACGGCAAGTGTACAGTCTCCGTCGTCGAGCGCCTGAACCTCACGACCGGCGAGATAGAGCGCGTCTACTCGCGGGTCATCCCGCAGGACCGCGGGGCCAACTGGCACGACGTGGACCGACTCGGCGAGGACCGCCTCCTCGTCGGGGCCATCAACACCGACGAGGCCTACGTCGTCAACACCACGACGGGAACGACGACGTGGGAGTGGTCCACCAAGCAGTCGTATCCCATCTCGGGCGGCGGTCCCTACCCGGAAGACTGGGCCCACCTCAACGACGTAGAGCGTCTCCACGACGGCCGAATCATGACCAGTCTCCGGAATCAGGACTCGGTGGTCTTCATCGACCCCGAGACCGGTATGCAGGACAACTGGACGCTCGGTGCCGACGGCGCTCACAGCGTCCTCTACGAACAGCACAACCCCGACTACATTCCGGCCTCCGAGGGCGGCCCGTCGGTTCTCGTCGCCGACTCGCTCAACGACCGGGTAATCGAGTACCAGCGAAAGAACGGCAAGTGGGCCCAGACGTGGGTGTGGTCCGACGACGAAATGAAGTGGCCCCGAGACGCCGACCGACTGCCCAACGGTAACACGCTCATCGCGGACACGAACGCCCACCGCGTGCTGGAGGTCAACGAGCAGGGTGAGGTGGTGTGGAGCGTGAACTTCTACGCGCCCTACGAACTCGAACGCCTCGGCACGGGCGACGAGAGCGCGGGCGGGCCGAGCGCCGCGAAAGCCGACCTCCAGTCCCGCGGCATCGAGGAAGCCGACGTGAAGAAAGAGACTACCGCAGTCGCCGGGTTCACCCCTCGGAAGATAACCAACAGCGTCGCGTTCGTCCTGCCGGTTTGGATGGGCTTCACCGACATCGGGGCCGCCCTGATTTTGGTCCTGACCGTCCTCGCGTGGGCCGCCGTGGAGTACCGCAACTCCTCGCTGTCGGTGTCGTTCCGGTGGCCGATTCGACTCCAGTGA
- a CDS encoding Single-stranded DNA binding protein gives MSLDDHAEELASDLGVDKEEVKADLENLVEYSVPVDEAKQSLRRKYGDGGGGSSEPSQADIADVSTEDSNVTVTGKVLTVGKRSIRYQGNEQVIHEGEIADDSGKISYTAWEDFGLSAGDTITAGNAGVREWEGEPELNLGESTNVAFGDDIEVPYPVGGDADLADLDPGDRGIDLEVEVVEVETKTIDGRDGETQIKSGVLADESARLPFTDWESRPEVAEGETLRLEDVYVREFRGVPSVNLSEFTEVAPLDRELAISDTGTRMTVSEAVGTGGAYDVEVVGSIVAVRDGSGLIERCPECGRVIQNGQCRSHGDVDGQDDLRVKAIVDDGTGTVTAVLDDERTAEVYGGGVEDAKAQARDAMDKEVVADSIRDRIVGHEYRVRGNLSVDDYGANLEVTEFEQSADSPADRAEALLAEVAE, from the coding sequence ATGAGTTTGGACGACCATGCCGAGGAACTCGCCTCCGACCTCGGCGTCGACAAGGAGGAGGTCAAGGCGGACCTCGAAAATCTAGTAGAGTACAGCGTGCCGGTGGACGAGGCCAAACAGAGCCTCAGGCGGAAGTACGGCGACGGCGGCGGCGGTTCCAGCGAACCCTCGCAGGCCGACATCGCCGACGTGTCCACCGAGGACAGCAACGTCACCGTCACCGGGAAGGTGCTGACGGTGGGCAAGCGCTCGATTCGGTATCAGGGCAACGAGCAGGTCATCCACGAGGGCGAGATTGCCGACGACTCGGGCAAAATCTCGTACACCGCGTGGGAGGACTTCGGTCTCTCGGCGGGCGACACCATCACGGCGGGCAACGCTGGCGTCCGCGAGTGGGAGGGCGAACCCGAGTTGAACCTCGGCGAGAGTACCAACGTCGCCTTCGGGGACGACATCGAAGTGCCCTACCCCGTCGGCGGTGACGCGGACCTCGCGGACCTCGACCCCGGCGACAGGGGCATCGACCTCGAAGTCGAGGTGGTCGAAGTCGAGACCAAGACCATCGACGGACGGGACGGCGAGACCCAAATCAAGAGCGGCGTCCTCGCCGACGAGAGCGCCCGCCTCCCGTTCACCGACTGGGAGTCCCGACCCGAAGTCGCCGAGGGCGAGACGTTGCGACTCGAAGACGTGTACGTCCGGGAGTTCCGGGGCGTCCCCTCGGTCAACCTCTCGGAGTTCACCGAAGTCGCACCGCTCGACCGCGAACTGGCCATCAGCGACACCGGCACCCGGATGACCGTCAGCGAGGCGGTCGGGACCGGCGGTGCCTACGACGTGGAAGTCGTCGGGAGCATCGTGGCGGTCCGCGACGGGTCGGGTCTCATCGAGCGATGCCCCGAGTGCGGCCGGGTCATCCAGAACGGCCAGTGTCGAAGCCACGGCGACGTTGACGGCCAAGACGACCTGCGCGTGAAGGCCATCGTGGACGACGGCACCGGCACCGTGACCGCGGTGCTTGACGACGAGCGAACCGCCGAGGTGTACGGCGGCGGCGTGGAGGACGCCAAAGCGCAGGCCCGAGACGCGATGGACAAGGAAGTCGTCGCCGACTCGATTCGTGACCGCATCGTCGGCCACGAGTACCGCGTCCGGGGCAACCTCTCGGTGGACGACTACGGCGCGAACCTCGAAGTCACCGAGTTCGAGCAGTCGGCCGACTCGCCCGCAGACCGCGCCGAGGCCCTGCTCGCGGAGGTGGCAGAATGA
- a CDS encoding metallophosphoesterase, producing MSLVEPVPGEPAAVADLGSERALVVADFHAGVEQALRAEGVSLDSRASERRERLLSLVTRTDPDRVVFLGDLMQTIGDPGGAERGEIEVLLERLAERGVAATLVKGNHDGAIESWADLEVTDGAGVRLGDVGFAHGHTWPAPEVLDGEVVCVGHEHPAVRLEDEVGGSRVERVWLRGSLSGAAFAEREATVRDGAQLVVFPAFNELVGATWVNVEGQEFLAPFLPEGLDGGQAYLLDGTRLGRYGDV from the coding sequence ATGAGCCTCGTCGAGCCGGTTCCCGGCGAACCGGCCGCGGTCGCCGACCTCGGGAGCGAGCGCGCGCTTGTCGTCGCCGACTTCCACGCGGGCGTCGAGCAGGCGCTCCGCGCCGAGGGCGTCTCGCTGGATAGCCGCGCGAGCGAGCGCCGCGAGCGACTGCTCTCGCTCGTCACCCGGACCGACCCCGACCGGGTGGTCTTTCTGGGCGACCTGATGCAGACCATCGGCGACCCCGGCGGGGCCGAGCGCGGCGAAATCGAAGTCCTGCTCGAACGCCTCGCGGAGCGGGGCGTGGCCGCCACGCTGGTCAAGGGCAACCACGACGGCGCGATAGAGTCGTGGGCCGACCTCGAAGTCACCGACGGCGCGGGGGTCCGACTCGGCGATGTGGGGTTCGCGCACGGCCACACGTGGCCCGCGCCGGAGGTGCTGGACGGCGAAGTCGTCTGCGTCGGCCACGAACACCCCGCGGTCCGACTGGAAGACGAGGTGGGCGGGAGTCGCGTCGAGCGCGTCTGGCTCCGTGGGTCGCTTTCGGGGGCCGCCTTCGCCGAACGCGAGGCGACGGTGCGGGACGGCGCGCAACTCGTCGTCTTCCCGGCGTTCAACGAACTCGTGGGCGCGACGTGGGTCAACGTCGAAGGTCAGGAGTTTCTGGCTCCGTTCCTGCCGGAGGGACTGGACGGCGGACAGGCGTATCTGCTCGACGGGACGCGACTCGGCAGATATGGCGACGTTTAG
- a CDS encoding group I truncated hemoglobin, which yields MSAGDTLYHRLGGKEQISSIVDEFYERVLADDSVAQFFEDVDMAAQRAHQTQFLSAVAGGPVEYDGEEMREAHEGLGLEEQHFTAIATHLEAALREFDVPDQSVEEIMAEVAALKDDVLCR from the coding sequence ATGTCTGCAGGAGATACACTCTACCATCGGTTAGGCGGTAAAGAACAGATTTCGAGCATCGTAGACGAATTCTACGAGCGAGTGTTAGCCGACGATTCAGTCGCCCAGTTCTTCGAGGACGTGGACATGGCCGCCCAGCGCGCCCACCAGACGCAGTTCCTGAGCGCGGTCGCTGGCGGTCCCGTCGAGTACGACGGTGAGGAGATGCGCGAGGCCCACGAGGGTCTCGGACTCGAAGAACAGCACTTCACGGCAATCGCCACGCACCTCGAAGCGGCACTCCGGGAGTTCGACGTTCCCGACCAGTCCGTAGAGGAAATCATGGCCGAAGTCGCGGCGCTGAAAGACGACGTTCTCTGCCGGTAG
- a CDS encoding DEAD/DEAH box helicase, translating to MSDRRAAGSAAFARLGEQVRAALSERGFSTPTEPQRRAIPPLARGEDALVIAPTGTGKTETAMLPVFDAIAEARADDGPRFGISALYVTPLRALNRDMRERLDWWGDQLDLAVDVRHGDTTDYQRQKQANDPPDVLVTTPETLQAMLTGSKLRTALEDVHHVVVDEVHELAAAKRGAQLTIGLERLRELADDFQRIGLSATVGDPEAVGRFLTGGDDPEVVAVDVGSKVEFEVREPEITDEDERLAGRLATDEEVASHVRAILDVVDDHDSTLIFVNTRQTAEALGSRFKELDANVGVHHGSLSKEARIDVEDRFKAGELDALLCTSSMELGIDVGRIDHVVQYSSPREVARLLQRVGRAGHRSEQVSHGTIVTKHPDDTLEALAIARRAKAGDVENVEIHDGSLDTVANQIVGLVMDFGDLSAMRAYEIVTRAYPFRDLSKAEFKAVCRELKGNRLVWLDEENDRLEKSGGTWQYFYANLSMIPDEQTYTVEDIASGSQVGTLDERFVVNFARPGEIFVQRGEMWRITEVEDEEETVKVSPVEDPGGEIPSWVGEEIPVPYDVAREVGEMRAVARPRFERGAPREGVAREFTNRYPTDEYTASEALDQLDRHAETGAPLPTADRIVVEHAANTVVVNACFGHKVNETLGRVLSSLVGQRTGSSVGMEVDPYRIELDVPAKVNGREVAEVLEGTDPNHVEAIIELSLKRSDSLKFKLSQVAAKFGALRNWEGNSGGPHIDRLMAALEETPMYDEAVREVFHDDLAVERASEVLRKIRDEEIEVVTTGGRTPVGTGGISSGRELLAPENADASVIQTVKDRIRDDEVILLCLHCEDWKRKKPVRRVRDQPECPECHSTRIAALNPWADEVVQAVRAAEKDDEQEKMTERAYKAASLVQSHGKQAVVALAARGVGPRNAARIIAKLREDEDDFYRDILAQERQYARTQSFWD from the coding sequence ATGAGCGACCGACGGGCCGCCGGTTCTGCGGCCTTCGCCCGACTCGGTGAACAGGTGCGGGCGGCGCTCTCGGAACGAGGATTCTCGACGCCCACCGAACCACAGCGTCGGGCCATCCCGCCGCTGGCACGCGGCGAGGACGCGCTGGTCATCGCGCCGACCGGAACCGGCAAGACCGAGACGGCGATGCTCCCGGTGTTCGACGCCATCGCCGAAGCGCGGGCCGACGACGGCCCGCGCTTCGGCATCTCGGCGCTGTACGTCACCCCGCTCCGGGCGCTCAACCGGGACATGCGCGAGCGTCTGGACTGGTGGGGCGACCAGTTGGACCTCGCGGTGGACGTGCGCCACGGCGACACCACCGACTACCAGCGCCAGAAGCAGGCCAACGACCCGCCCGACGTTCTCGTCACCACGCCCGAGACCCTGCAAGCGATGCTCACCGGGTCGAAACTCCGGACTGCGCTCGAAGACGTACACCACGTCGTCGTGGACGAGGTTCACGAACTCGCGGCCGCCAAGCGCGGCGCGCAGTTGACGATAGGTCTCGAACGCCTCCGGGAACTCGCCGACGACTTCCAGCGAATCGGTCTCTCCGCGACGGTCGGCGACCCCGAAGCGGTCGGTCGCTTCCTGACCGGCGGCGACGACCCCGAAGTCGTGGCGGTGGACGTGGGGAGCAAAGTCGAGTTCGAGGTGCGTGAACCCGAGATAACCGACGAGGACGAGCGACTCGCGGGCAGACTCGCCACCGACGAGGAAGTCGCCAGCCACGTCCGGGCCATCCTCGACGTGGTGGACGACCACGACTCGACCCTCATCTTCGTCAACACGCGACAGACCGCCGAGGCACTCGGGTCGCGGTTCAAGGAACTCGACGCCAACGTCGGCGTCCACCACGGGTCGCTCTCGAAGGAGGCCCGCATCGACGTGGAGGACCGCTTCAAGGCCGGGGAACTCGACGCTCTGCTCTGTACCTCCTCGATGGAGTTGGGAATCGACGTGGGACGCATCGACCACGTGGTCCAGTATTCGAGTCCCCGGGAGGTCGCGCGCCTGCTCCAGCGCGTCGGGCGCGCGGGCCATCGCTCCGAGCAGGTTTCCCACGGCACCATCGTCACCAAACACCCCGACGACACCCTCGAAGCCCTCGCCATCGCCCGGCGCGCGAAGGCGGGCGACGTGGAGAACGTCGAGATTCACGACGGGAGCCTCGACACCGTGGCGAACCAAATCGTGGGTCTCGTGATGGACTTCGGCGACCTCTCGGCGATGCGGGCCTACGAAATCGTCACGCGGGCCTACCCCTTCCGGGACCTCTCGAAGGCCGAGTTCAAGGCGGTCTGCCGCGAGTTGAAGGGCAACCGACTCGTCTGGTTGGACGAGGAGAACGACCGACTCGAAAAGTCGGGCGGGACGTGGCAGTACTTCTACGCCAACCTCTCGATGATTCCCGACGAGCAGACCTACACCGTAGAGGACATCGCCAGCGGGTCGCAGGTCGGCACGCTGGACGAGCGGTTCGTCGTCAACTTCGCCCGCCCCGGCGAAATCTTCGTCCAGCGCGGCGAGATGTGGCGGATTACGGAGGTCGAGGACGAGGAGGAGACCGTCAAAGTCTCGCCCGTCGAGGACCCCGGCGGCGAGATTCCCTCGTGGGTCGGCGAGGAGATTCCGGTGCCCTACGACGTGGCCCGAGAGGTCGGCGAGATGCGCGCCGTCGCGCGACCCCGGTTCGAGCGCGGCGCACCCCGCGAGGGCGTGGCCCGCGAGTTCACGAACCGGTATCCGACCGACGAGTACACCGCGAGTGAGGCCTTAGACCAGTTGGACCGCCACGCCGAGACGGGGGCACCCCTCCCGACGGCGGACCGAATCGTGGTCGAACACGCCGCCAACACGGTGGTCGTCAACGCGTGTTTCGGCCACAAGGTAAACGAGACGCTCGGCCGAGTCCTCTCGTCGCTCGTGGGCCAGCGCACGGGGTCGTCGGTGGGCATGGAGGTGGACCCCTACCGCATCGAGTTGGACGTGCCCGCGAAGGTGAACGGACGGGAAGTCGCCGAAGTCCTCGAAGGGACCGACCCGAACCACGTCGAGGCAATCATCGAGTTGAGCCTCAAACGCTCCGACTCGCTCAAGTTCAAACTCTCGCAGGTCGCCGCGAAGTTCGGCGCGCTCCGCAACTGGGAGGGAAACTCGGGCGGTCCGCACATCGACCGCCTGATGGCCGCCCTCGAAGAGACGCCGATGTACGACGAGGCGGTCCGAGAGGTGTTTCACGACGACCTCGCGGTCGAACGCGCGAGCGAGGTCCTCCGGAAAATCCGCGACGAGGAAATCGAAGTCGTCACCACCGGCGGGCGCACTCCGGTCGGCACCGGCGGCATCTCGTCGGGCCGGGAACTGCTCGCGCCCGAGAACGCCGACGCCAGCGTCATCCAGACGGTCAAAGACCGGATTCGTGACGACGAGGTAATCCTGCTCTGTCTCCACTGCGAGGACTGGAAGCGCAAGAAACCCGTCCGGCGCGTCCGCGACCAACCGGAGTGCCCCGAGTGTCACTCGACCCGCATCGCCGCGCTCAACCCGTGGGCCGACGAGGTGGTGCAGGCGGTCCGGGCCGCCGAGAAGGACGACGAACAGGAGAAGATGACCGAGCGCGCGTACAAGGCCGCCAGCCTCGTCCAGAGCCACGGCAAGCAGGCCGTCGTCGCGCTGGCGGCCCGCGGCGTCGGTCCCCGGAACGCGGCCCGAATCATCGCCAAGTTGCGCGAGGACGAGGACGACTTCTACCGGGACATTCTGGCCCAAGAGCGCCAGTACGCCCGAACCCAGTCGTTCTGGGACTGA
- a CDS encoding YhjD/YihY/BrkB family envelope integrity protein: MATSRSRVERVVNVARDRNVMFLAASIAYYAFASLIPLTLLVVVVGSIVGGQAFADFLVQQVESSLSGSGERVLQQALTSSTGRTGAGVVGFATVAWSALKLFRGLDIAFSEAYGTDRDPSLVEQIIDGVVSIGLVAAAVALVVAVGYALRSSALAESIPYANFLGNLALVGGLVVAFLPLYLN; encoded by the coding sequence ATGGCTACTTCCCGGAGTCGCGTCGAGCGCGTCGTGAACGTCGCGCGGGACCGAAACGTCATGTTTCTGGCGGCGAGCATCGCCTACTACGCGTTCGCCTCGTTGATTCCGCTGACGTTGCTCGTGGTGGTCGTCGGGAGCATCGTGGGCGGGCAGGCGTTCGCCGACTTTCTCGTCCAGCAGGTCGAAAGCTCGCTGTCGGGGTCGGGTGAGCGAGTTCTTCAGCAGGCGCTCACGAGTTCGACCGGGCGGACCGGCGCGGGCGTCGTCGGGTTCGCCACCGTCGCGTGGAGCGCACTGAAACTGTTCCGGGGTCTCGACATCGCGTTTTCGGAGGCCTACGGCACCGACCGCGACCCGTCGCTGGTCGAGCAGATTATCGACGGCGTGGTGAGCATCGGTCTGGTCGCCGCGGCAGTCGCGCTGGTGGTCGCAGTCGGCTACGCTCTCCGGTCGTCCGCACTCGCCGAGAGCATCCCGTACGCCAACTTCCTCGGGAATCTCGCGCTCGTCGGGGGTCTCGTCGTCGCGTTTCTGCCGCTTTACCTGAATTGA
- a CDS encoding RNA-guided endonuclease InsQ/TnpB family protein produces MNYNYRYRLRPSDALEEQLAWTVDTCRQVYNHFLHRLNRTDDTSAYSEQKRLPDLKKWWNDLKHVHSKVLQKVVQRLYDNLSTLRGRKENGYRVGTLKWKAPGEYRSFTYSQSGFKLKNTSGRTKLWLSKLGEIPLTFHRDLPDDTEIKTVTVKQEPTGKWYAVLGVETPDDPPAKPEHPEKCVGIDVGILKYAQDTDGTAVESLDLSDERDRLERAQRDLSRKQHGSNNWEEQRRVVAERHADLKNKRRDFLHKLSNYYARVYDLVAVEDLDAKGLVELPGNSRNRTGAAWGTFLRMLEYKCEREGTHFVAVNPRGTTKECASCGVSTEKPLWVRKHSCPACGFEADRDANAAWNILSHGIRKRLGAGRSESTPVETALPVSSVVDAKRVVETGSLTLTERTASAVSE; encoded by the coding sequence GTGAACTACAACTACAGGTATCGGCTCCGACCGTCCGACGCTCTCGAAGAACAGTTAGCGTGGACTGTCGATACCTGTCGGCAGGTCTACAACCACTTCCTCCACCGCCTCAACCGCACCGACGACACCTCGGCATACAGCGAACAGAAGCGGCTCCCCGACCTCAAGAAGTGGTGGAACGACCTGAAACACGTTCACTCGAAAGTTCTTCAGAAAGTCGTTCAGCGGTTGTACGACAACCTCTCGACACTTCGCGGTCGCAAAGAGAACGGCTACCGCGTTGGGACGCTCAAGTGGAAGGCACCGGGCGAGTACCGCAGTTTCACCTACAGTCAATCCGGCTTCAAGCTCAAGAACACGAGCGGTCGGACAAAACTGTGGCTCTCGAAACTCGGAGAAATCCCGCTCACCTTCCACCGCGACCTCCCCGACGACACCGAGATTAAGACCGTCACGGTCAAACAGGAACCGACCGGGAAGTGGTACGCTGTCCTCGGCGTCGAAACTCCTGACGACCCGCCCGCGAAACCCGAGCATCCCGAGAAGTGCGTCGGTATCGATGTAGGGATTCTCAAGTACGCTCAAGACACCGACGGCACCGCCGTCGAATCCCTCGACCTGTCCGACGAGCGTGACCGCTTGGAACGCGCCCAACGCGACCTCTCGCGGAAACAGCACGGTTCGAATAACTGGGAGGAACAGCGCCGTGTTGTGGCCGAACGTCACGCCGACCTCAAGAACAAGCGGCGGGACTTCCTCCACAAACTCTCAAACTACTACGCACGGGTGTACGACCTCGTGGCGGTCGAAGACCTTGACGCGAAGGGGTTGGTCGAACTGCCGGGCAACTCACGCAATCGGACAGGAGCGGCGTGGGGGACGTTCCTGCGTATGCTTGAATACAAGTGCGAGCGTGAGGGAACGCACTTCGTCGCCGTGAATCCGCGCGGAACGACGAAGGAGTGCGCGTCTTGTGGCGTTTCGACGGAGAAACCGCTGTGGGTGCGCAAACACTCCTGTCCGGCGTGTGGGTTCGAGGCGGATAGAGACGCGAACGCGGCGTGGAATATTCTTTCTCACGGTATCAGGAAGCGGTTAGGAGCGGGACGCTCCGAATCAACGCCTGTGGAGACTGCGCTCCCTGTGTCCTCGGTTGTGGATGCAAAGCGCGTCGTTGAAACAGGAAGCCTCACCCTCACCGAGCGAACGGCGTCAGCCGTGAGCGAGTAG
- a CDS encoding HalOD1 output domain-containing protein: protein MSKQLSKVVAGRPPTGTTGEMPPRRRPIAGDENASEAVVAAVANATDTDRRSLPPLSDYVDADSLNRLVGVAERSPSAGLVFTRAEDIPTEVEVSFEYAGHEVTVSERYVVVE from the coding sequence ATGTCGAAGCAGTTATCGAAAGTCGTCGCCGGGCGGCCGCCGACCGGGACGACTGGCGAGATGCCACCACGGCGGCGTCCGATAGCGGGTGACGAAAACGCGAGCGAAGCGGTCGTAGCGGCGGTCGCAAACGCCACGGACACCGACCGGCGGTCGCTCCCACCGCTCAGCGACTACGTTGACGCCGACTCGTTGAACCGACTCGTCGGCGTCGCCGAACGGTCGCCCTCGGCCGGACTCGTCTTCACGCGCGCGGAGGACATCCCGACCGAAGTCGAAGTGTCGTTCGAGTACGCGGGCCACGAGGTGACGGTTTCGGAACGCTACGTCGTCGTCGAGTAG
- the rbcL gene encoding type III ribulose-bisphosphate carboxylase: MTGITYEDFIDLGYDPDDTALVCEFYVEPAADMDMEAAASRVASESSNGTWAELQVEGSVRDLSATACDIDGDRVTVAYPDALFEAGNMPQVLSCIAGNILGMKAVERIRLLDCDWPEKLTTSFPGPQFGTSVREEIFDAGDRPITATVPKPKVGLTTDQHVRVGYEAWTGGIDLLKDDENLTDQDFNPFEERLKRSLEKRDQAEEETGEKKSYLVNVTADGDEMLDRVDMAAEQGCEYVMVDVITTGWAAVQQVRRRCEKHGLAIHAHRAMHAAFDRIETHGVSMRVIAQVARLCGVDHIHTGTADLGKLENEDTVGINEWLYSDLYGLNDVLPMASGGLHPGLVPELVARTGTDIGIQAGGGVHGHPDGTHAGAKALRQAIDGTMAGVPLEEYAEDYPELATALEKWGTETPR; this comes from the coding sequence ATGACCGGTATAACCTACGAAGACTTCATCGACCTCGGATACGACCCGGACGACACCGCCCTCGTCTGCGAGTTCTACGTCGAACCCGCCGCCGACATGGATATGGAGGCGGCCGCCAGTCGCGTGGCCTCCGAGAGTTCCAACGGGACGTGGGCCGAGTTGCAGGTCGAAGGCTCCGTGCGCGACTTGAGCGCAACCGCGTGTGACATCGACGGCGACCGAGTGACGGTGGCGTACCCCGACGCCCTCTTCGAGGCGGGCAACATGCCCCAAGTCCTGTCGTGCATCGCGGGCAACATCCTCGGGATGAAGGCCGTAGAGCGCATCCGCCTGCTCGACTGCGACTGGCCCGAGAAGTTGACCACCTCGTTCCCCGGCCCGCAGTTCGGCACGAGCGTCCGCGAGGAGATTTTCGACGCGGGCGACCGACCCATCACCGCGACGGTCCCCAAACCGAAGGTCGGTCTCACGACCGACCAGCACGTCCGAGTCGGCTACGAGGCGTGGACCGGCGGCATCGACCTCCTGAAGGACGACGAGAACCTCACCGACCAAGACTTCAACCCCTTCGAGGAGCGCCTGAAGCGAAGCCTCGAAAAGCGCGACCAAGCCGAGGAGGAGACCGGCGAGAAAAAGAGCTATCTCGTCAACGTCACCGCCGACGGCGACGAGATGCTCGACCGCGTGGATATGGCCGCCGAACAGGGGTGTGAGTACGTCATGGTCGACGTGATTACGACCGGGTGGGCCGCGGTCCAGCAGGTCCGACGGCGGTGCGAGAAACACGGACTCGCCATCCACGCCCACCGCGCGATGCACGCCGCCTTCGACCGCATCGAGACCCACGGCGTCTCGATGCGCGTCATCGCGCAGGTGGCCCGTCTCTGCGGCGTGGACCACATCCACACCGGAACCGCGGACCTCGGCAAACTCGAAAACGAGGACACGGTGGGTATCAACGAGTGGCTTTACTCGGACCTCTACGGTCTGAACGACGTGTTGCCGATGGCCTCCGGCGGACTCCACCCCGGACTCGTCCCGGAACTGGTAGCGCGCACCGGCACCGACATCGGCATTCAGGCCGGGGGCGGCGTTCACGGCCACCCCGACGGGACCCACGCGGGGGCGAAGGCCCTCCGGCAGGCCATCGACGGGACGATGGCGGGCGTCCCCCTCGAAGAGTACGCCGAAGACTACCCGGAACTGGCGACTGCGCTCGAAAAGTGGGGGACGGAAACGCCCCGATAG